In the Brevinematales bacterium genome, one interval contains:
- a CDS encoding M48 family metallopeptidase, with protein sequence MEELLKNKISDINEQYFGLDELPAIVWSRGRIKRRYRRLTLGSYHYHKNEIRIHPLFREREIPDYVLEYVIFHELLHFEDRNELKRRRRGDRIHSAEFHSREREYPRKKEASRYVKNIMLNGLP encoded by the coding sequence ATGGAAGAACTGTTAAAGAATAAAATCTCGGATATCAACGAGCAATACTTCGGACTCGACGAACTCCCGGCTATCGTATGGAGCCGGGGGCGCATCAAACGCCGTTACCGGAGACTTACGCTCGGCAGTTACCACTATCACAAGAACGAAATCCGCATCCACCCGTTATTCCGCGAGCGGGAAATACCCGACTATGTGCTGGAATACGTGATATTTCACGAGCTCCTGCATTTCGAAGACCGGAACGAGCTGAAGCGCCGGCGCAGGGGAGACCGGATACATTCGGCGGAGTTTCATTCGCGCGAACGCGAATACCCGCGTAAAAAGGAAGCGTCGCGGTATGTAAAGAACATTATGCTGAACGGATTGCCGTAA
- the aroC gene encoding chorismate synthase encodes MTYQTAGESHGKGIIAMVAGIPAGLAVDEEFINSELARRQSGYGRGGRMKIETDRADILTGVRDGKTIGSPITLAVWNKDYENWKSKTVEKIHKPRPGHADLVGAYKYGLTDDIRHVLERSSARETAARVAAGALAKLFLARFGIGIFSHVVEWGGIKVDTSGMTLNEIRERAELSELRSAADKDTEANIKALIDQYKTAGDTMGGVIEAVIAPVPPMLGSYQTAGTKLDARIAAAVMSIQAIKGIEFGAGFELAALPGSRAHDQIYIDNNTGEYYRKTNRSGGTEGGMSNGSPIVFRAAMKPIPTLMKPLDTVDISSSEPAKAVTERSDVTAVAAAGVVIENAAAVVIADAILERYGCDNMDMILRNFDNDPDLKHFRWKGADWIDGRTVKE; translated from the coding sequence ACGGCAAGGGCATTATCGCGATGGTCGCGGGTATCCCCGCGGGGCTTGCGGTCGACGAGGAGTTTATCAACTCCGAACTGGCGCGCCGTCAGTCCGGGTACGGGCGCGGCGGACGGATGAAGATCGAGACCGACCGCGCGGATATCCTTACCGGCGTCCGCGACGGGAAAACCATCGGCTCGCCCATCACCCTCGCGGTATGGAACAAGGATTACGAGAATTGGAAGTCCAAGACTGTCGAGAAGATACATAAGCCCCGCCCCGGCCATGCCGATTTGGTGGGCGCGTATAAGTACGGGCTTACCGACGATATCCGTCACGTACTGGAACGTTCGAGCGCGCGTGAGACCGCTGCCCGCGTCGCCGCCGGGGCGCTCGCGAAATTATTCCTTGCCCGGTTCGGGATCGGGATATTTTCACATGTCGTCGAATGGGGCGGGATTAAGGTCGATACATCGGGGATGACCCTGAACGAAATACGCGAACGCGCGGAGTTATCCGAACTGCGGAGCGCGGCGGACAAGGATACCGAAGCGAACATCAAGGCGCTGATCGATCAGTATAAAACCGCCGGCGATACGATGGGCGGAGTGATCGAAGCGGTTATCGCTCCCGTGCCGCCGATGCTGGGAAGCTACCAGACCGCCGGGACGAAGCTCGACGCGAGGATCGCCGCCGCCGTCATGAGTATTCAGGCGATCAAGGGGATAGAATTCGGGGCGGGATTTGAGCTCGCCGCGCTTCCCGGAAGCCGGGCTCACGACCAGATTTATATTGACAATAATACCGGGGAATATTATAGAAAGACGAACCGGAGCGGCGGTACCGAAGGGGGGATGTCGAACGGCAGCCCGATTGTGTTCCGGGCGGCGATGAAGCCGATCCCCACCCTGATGAAACCGCTCGATACGGTGGATATTTCCTCGTCGGAGCCGGCTAAGGCGGTCACCGAACGCTCGGACGTCACTGCGGTCGCTGCGGCGGGCGTAGTGATCGAAAATGCCGCCGCAGTCGTGATAGCGGACGCGATCCTCGAACGATACGGATGCGACAATATGGATATGATTTTACGGAATTTCGATAACGACCCCGATTTGAAACATTTTCGATGGAAAGGAGCGGACTGGATAGATGGAAGAACTGTTAAAGAATAA